AGAATTTGAACTAATAGATATAGCACATTACAATTTACCTTTATTAGATGAACCCTATCCAGCTGCAATGGCTCAGTATACAAAAGAACATACAAAAAAATGGGCTGCTAAAATTGCCGAATTTGATGGATATATTTTCGTTACTCCTGAATACAATCACTCTACTTCAGGAGCACTAAAAAACGCTATCGATTACTTAGCCTCAGAATGGAATAATAAAGCTTGTGGTTTTGTAAGCTACGGCAGTGCCAGTGGAGTGCGAGCAGTTGAGACCCTTCGATTAATAGCAGGCGAACTTCAGATGGCTGATGTCCGTGCACAAGTAATGTTCAATTTGTTTACTGATTTTGAAGATATGAGCGTATTTAAACCAAATGATCGCAGTGAAGACTCCCTAAACGGATTATTAGATCAGTTGATTCCTTGGAGTAAAGCCTTGAAGACTTTAAGGAAATAGGTGGTCGAGTGGTCAGCAAAAACATTAACCACCAATGATGGCTTTGAGTCAGCTAAAAGAGGTGAATGTGAAATATTGGCATTCACTTTTTTTATTTAGCCAAAAGTTTTTCCCGTTCAACCGATAAAAGAAAAGACTGCCCACAGAAAAAGAAGGCTATATAAAATATATTAAGTTTCATGGTACTGATGGAGAAGATTATAAAATAGAATTTATTGAACTCACAAATAGAACAGATATTGAAATAACTCAGTATAA
The DNA window shown above is from Alkalibaculum bacchi and carries:
- a CDS encoding NADPH-dependent FMN reductase; protein product: MTKIGIIIGSTRPGRNGEAVAKWVYEHAKKRDDAEFELIDIAHYNLPLLDEPYPAAMAQYTKEHTKKWAAKIAEFDGYIFVTPEYNHSTSGALKNAIDYLASEWNNKACGFVSYGSASGVRAVETLRLIAGELQMADVRAQVMFNLFTDFEDMSVFKPNDRSEDSLNGLLDQLIPWSKALKTLRK